One Clavelina lepadiformis chromosome 1, kaClaLepa1.1, whole genome shotgun sequence genomic region harbors:
- the LOC143451763 gene encoding coiled-coil domain-containing protein 66-like, which produces MNIGDGLSIQVREVNGKATSGIYIQPNQARTASKTPKVKTQNKFQRYSSRRNATRIAPSTTETNILPKSRAVNPKVSTAKQENNAIKEVQNNKSITSVEGTATPGSGSPGTNTPKPDTSLKEIKKGPSNVRENKLKSRMQQQAKAPFTNKTKQKRSEKESKATVNSDPAFVTLTQDQFNTILNLVKNQQDINISKTLKTANQNDTNGGAEKPSTEDNNESEKIAPPGTVTEPTSIPGLDLNDSEPTEKLEKNKINEANNKGSNKHSSNNEEDKEGSRSSENDKNLLKVDSKEDEVKKTEQSSASSFFFGDAAKVDDSKRREEQLRWREELDQQIKAKKEKDKEETRRSLEVVDDIPWASHFDTMQPSTKKISENAEKISTPPPEDATKQSQSVVHTKTTDPSVPEANTLPIVGIYNGETNNTLTARRDSNSHLRTMTSLLDPSQIDAMEVRRRKQQEQRRAIEAQMEEQKKMKKNAEELKRQEEEREEQRLEEERRQMITQFEQEKSKQHQIEEKRDRQTQELHKQMQRAQASAMKEKFERRQNALKSHGHDTSRLEKTHRFTLEKNNAEIHVEHPLSNKVPPLNIRNLHSESLSNVSYSNSPEPSARQNLKQNSLAPLSVVANRDDGGAIKLEISLNQTPQKNSLVATGVQTDNGNSSRFLDFLSDDDGTEYMPLPHPSGHPGKNVNKKKSRKSQIDRRDKQNQNQYDIYSRTNQPYQGQSSENIKKEKPKWGVGQRQKKFVPASERYLSTQEKERHDENVRRHAEYLLAQQALNDRGRLVATQKNKHDLKGTISSKSMTNISNSVATTQNNRRSVSPPVPAVKRQIRDAQAKNKMEHLKHRPDTALSVTTEQVKYDSSRHTRESPVPNSDEFVEYRRSETILNTANQRPLSEEGSFVQNAYREQNKHDNARNPPPVPAAKDPLFNADIVKQRDRQDKILKEISILRQGLLLKQREVASYPATMAESSKTSLNGNLPERTNELDKT; this is translated from the coding sequence atgaatatTGGTGACGGACTTTCAATTCAGGTCCGGGAAGTGAATGGAAAGGCTACTTCTGGTATTTATATTCAACCTAACCAAGCTCGTACGGCATCAAAAACTCCTAAGGTGAAAACTCAGAACAAGTTTCAGCGATATTCTTCAAGAAGAAATGCCACTCGAATTGCCCCATCCACCACAGAAACAAACATTCTTCCAAAATCAAGGGCGGTGAATCCAAAGGTGTCCACTGCCAAGCAAGAAAACAATGCTATCAAGGAAGTGCAGAATAATAAGAGCATTACATCGGTAGAGGGCACTGCTACCCCTGGCAGTGGTTCGCCAGGAACTAATACCCCTAAACCTGATACTTCATTAAAAGAGATAAAAAAAGGTCCTTCAAATGTGAGAGAGAACAAACTGAAATCAAGGATGCAGCAGCAGGCAAAAGCACCTTTTACTAATAAAACCAAGCAAAAACGTTCTGAAAAAGAATCAAAGGCAACAGTTAATTCTGATCCAGCTTTTGTTACCCTCACTCAGGACCAATTCAACACCATTCTCAATTTGGTAAAAAACCAGCAAGATATCAACATTTCAAAGACTTTGAAAACAGCAAATCAAAATGACACAAATGGTGGCGCTGAAAAGCCATCGACAGAAGACAACAATGAGAGTGAAAAAATTGCTCCACCTGGCACTGTAACTGAACCAACATCCATTCCAGGTTTGGACTTGAATGATTCAGAACCAACAgagaaattagaaaaaaataaaatcaatgaaGCAAACAACAAAGGCTCAAATAAACACTCATCCAACAATGAAGAAGACAAAGAGGGTAGTAGGTCATcagaaaatgacaaaaatctTCTGAAAGTTGATTCAAAGGAAGATGAAGTTAAAAAAACAGAACAATCTTCGGCATCATCTTTCTTTTTTGGAGATGCCGCTAAAGTGGATGATTCAAAAAGACGAGAAGAACAATTAAGATGGAGAGAAGAACTCGATCAACAAATCAAagcaaagaaagaaaaagacaAAGAAGAAACAAGAAGGAGTTTAGAGGTTGTGGATGATATTCCTTGGGCTAGCCACTTTGACACAATGCAACCatcaacaaagaaaattagTGAAAATGCGGAAAAAATTTCCACTCCACCCCCTGAGGATGCAACAAAGCAAAGCCAGTCAGTTGTTCATACAAAAACAACTGATCCATCTGTACCCGAAGCCAATACCTTACCTATTGTTGGAATCTACAATGGAGAAACAAACAATACTTTAACTGCCAGAAGAGATTCTAATAGTCATTTGAGAACAATGACATCTCTTCTTGACCCTTCTCAAATTGATGCTATGGAAGTGAGACGTCGTAAGCAACAGGAACAAAGACGCGCAATTGAGGCACAAATGGAAGAACAaaaaaagatgaagaagaaTGCAGAGGAGCTAAAACGGCAGGAAGAAGAAAGAGAAGAACAAAGACTCGAGGAGGAGCGGAGGCAAATGATCACGCAGTTTGAACAAGAAAAGAGCAAGCAGCATCAAATAGAAGAGAAGCGTGACCGTCAAACTCAAGAACTTCACAAGCAGATGCAGAGAGCTCAAGCATCTGCAATGAAAGAGAAATTTGAACGAAGGCAGAATGCTCTCAAAAGCCATGGACATGATACATCTAGGCTTGAAAAAACTCATAGGTTTACTCTTGAAAAAAACAATGCAGAAATCCATGTTGAACATCCTTTGTCGAACAAAGTTCCACCGTTAAATATAAGAAATCTTCACTCTGAAAGTCTTTCCAATGTTTCTTATTCTAATTCACCTGAACCATCAGCTCGACAAAACCTGAAACAAAACAGTCTTGCCCCTTTATCGGTTGTAGCTAACAGAGACGATGGTGGAGCAATCAAACTGGAAATTTCTCTCAATCAAACCCCACAAAAAAATTCACTAGTTGCAACAGGTGTTCAAACAGACAATGGCAACAGTTCTCGTTTTCTTGACTTTTTAAGTGATGATGATGGAACTGAGTACATGCCATTGCCTCATCCAAGTGGACATCCCGGTAAGAATGTCAATAAAAAGAAATCAAGGAAGAGCCAGATTGATAGAAGAgataaacaaaaccaaaatcaGTATGATATCTATTCACGCACTAATCAACCATATCAAGGCCAGTCTTCTGAGAATATTAAAAAAGAGAAGCCGAAATGGGGAGTGGGCCAGCGGCAAAAGAAGTTTGTGCCTGCGTCAGAGCGATACCTTTCAACACAGGAGAAAGAACGTCATGATGAGAATGTGCGACGGCATGCAGAGTATTTACTTGCCCAGCAAGCTCTGAATGACAGAGGAAGATTGGTTGCaacgcaaaaaaataaacatgatCTGAAGGGGACTATATCATCAAAATCAatgacaaatatttcaaacagtgtagcaacaacacaaaataacaGAAGATCTGTTTCACCCCCAGTTCCAGCAGTCAAACGTCAAATTCGTGATGCACAGGCAAAGAATAAAATGGAACATCTGAAACATCGTCCAGATACAGCGCTATCTGTTACCACAGAACAAGTCAAATATGATTCATCAAGGCATACGAGAGAATCGCCTGTTCCTAATTCTGATGAGTTTGTTGAGTATAGACGTAGCGAAACCATCCTCAACACAGCTAATCAAAGGCCATTAAGTGAAGAAGGATCTTTCGTACAGAATGCATACCGAGAACAAAATAAGCATGACAATGCACGTAATCCTCCTCCTGTCCCAGCAGCCAAGGATCCACTCTTTAATGCTGATATAGTCAAGCAAAGGGATCGGCAAGATAAAATCTTGAAGGAAATATCAATCTTGAGACAAGGTCTGTTGCTAAAGCAACGAGAGGTTGCAAGTTACCCAGCCACAATGGCTGAATCCAGCAAAACGTCACTAAACGGCAATTTGCCAGAGCGAACCAATGAACTTGATAAAACATGA